One genomic window of Tribolium castaneum strain GA2 chromosome 10, icTriCast1.1, whole genome shotgun sequence includes the following:
- the Vps16B gene encoding spermatogenesis-defective protein 39 homolog: MASNEDDFWNESSSSQQNFFDGDDEVTPEEDVFSGVSQPQAVLPIDALISKEDLKKLLDDMDYEEEQVGLSPEDAIKKMFCGRNVPLTPYKSLEDKLKLLDTAIDIADGDSILTVLLFMKKTLCPNIFYTQLAKRNIAVVQYANYLVDANDSEGLVELFLATRNISYMKQIYYLLAKDDLSRDSLLKKLQQFNVNHAHNFYSPEERWEIEENIAFLEFQIKHNLSSKSVIELLTNLYMTNDNSGLIDEFQKQFKIDSFQSDWVMMSVCCKLQNWDKLLTTFINKSVWVIKKRVLKSSIRPDLFVLAISRYKPPENILEQFIGCVSDASKRLALAEKLDVHTYVINYYVEQKDKMALLKYMERVEPESQAMYLLKSSLNNPDIKWKN, from the exons ATGGCGTCCAACGAAGACGATTTCTGGAATGAAAGTTCCTCAAGCCAACAAAATTTCTTTGATGGCGATGAT gAAGTTACACCCGAAGAAGATGTTTTTAGTGGTGTTTCGCAGCCGCAAGCTGTGTTACCAATTGATGCGCTTATTTCCAAGGAGGACCTAAAGAAAC TTTTAGACGATATGGATTATGAGGAGGAGCAAGTGGGGCTTTCGCCTGAGGATGCTAtcaagaaaatgttttgtgggCGGAACGTCCCACTTACCCCATATAAGTCTCTTGAAGATAAATTGAAATTGTTAGATACTGCAATTGATATTGCTGATGGGGACAGTATTCTTACC GTACTACTTTTCATGAAGAAGACTCTATGTCCCAACATATTTTATACTCAACTGGCGAAACGAAACATTGCAGTCGTACAGTATGCCAATTATCTCGTAGATGCTAATGACTCAGAGGGACTTGTTGAGTTGTTCTT AGCTACTAGAAACATTTCATATATG AAACAAATATACTACTTGTTGGCGAAAGATGATTTAAGCCGAGacagtttgttaaaaaaactgcaGCAGTTTAACGTGAACCACGCgcataatttttattcgcCTGAAGAGAGATGGGAAATTGAGGAGAATATAGCATTTCTAG aatttcagaTTAAGCACAATTTGAGTAGCAAATCTGTGATAGAACTACTAACTAATTTGTACATGACGAACGATAACAGTGGACTCATAGATGAGTTCCAGAAACAGTTTAAAATTGACAGTTTCCAAAGCGATTGGGTGATGATGAGTGTTTGTTGCAAGTTGCAAAACTGGGATAAACTGTTGACCACATTTATCAACAAAAGC GTGTGGGTTATTAAAAAACGTGTGCTGAAGTCGAGCATAAGGCCCGATTTATTCGTCCTTGCGATCAGCCGTTATAAACCACCAGAAAATATACTTGAACAGTTCATAGGCTGCGTAAGCGATGCGTCGAAAAGGTTAGCCCTGGCAGAAAAATTAGATGTACATACGTACGTTATTAACTATTACGTTGAACAAAAGGACAAAATGGCGCTTTTGAAATACATGGAAAGGGTTGAACCTGAAAGCCAGGCGATGTATTTGCTCAAAAGTAGCCTCAATAACCCG GATATTAAATGGAAGAACTGA